Within the Balaenoptera acutorostrata chromosome 10, mBalAcu1.1, whole genome shotgun sequence genome, the region CAGCAAGTAGATAGATATACAGCTTAGAACAGGTGCCTATACTGTCTCCTGGCCTCTGAGAGGCCAAGCAGTGTAAACAAATAGATGACCCCTTGGTTCCTTCACAACCCCCTCCAAGAACTCACTGAGCCAGCAGCGCCTGGCCAGCAACACACCTAATACAAAATCAGAGAAGTGGGTTAAATTATTAATTTGCTGGCAAACAAGACAAGTGTTACAGTGACAAAGGAGGAGGGACTAGTGAAAGCTTTGGAAATCCCTGCATTCTGCAAAAGGTGCCAGGGCCCTCCTGGACGGGTAAGGTAAGTTCCTGGTGGTTCATTCTGCAGCTTGGGCCAGAGATGTGAGTGCAGCCCCGCCAGGTGGGGGAATGAGAGCAGCTCCTGTCACTCGGCCTTCATGACACAGGAAGTTGAAAGTGGCACAGGCATTGGGCTGCAAAGAGAAAGCCAGCATCAGCTGGGCTAGTGCTAAGCTTGGGCTCCCCTCCGCATTCCCAAGTCCCAGACATACTGTGTCCTGCACTTCCACAGCGATGCCCCGCTGCCTCATGGCTCGCAGCAAGTGGGACTGCAGCCGCTCAGTCCGGTCTCCAGTGCCCACCACAACAATCTCTAGAGAAGGATGGGCACGGCTAGTCTACAACCAGGTCTGTCTAGAGGGTGGCTTTCTGGGGCTCAGCACTtcagccctcccctcctccaataCCTATTCGGGGCTCCAGCATCCAAAAGAGAGAGAAGCTTTCCTCGGTGATGTCCTGGTGGGAACCTACCTGTGTGGGGAGGAGACAAGTTAAATACAAGTCCACCTAGGTTTCCCCAGAGGCCCTCTACTTGCTCCAGTGCGGGGCAAAAGAAAAGCCAGGTGTGCCAGGGACAGAATCAGGGGGCAGGCCTGTGACTCTGGCCCTCGGTTTCCTCACTGCAGGGAAGGGCTCACGTTCCACTGCACCACCGAGTGTGGGAGTAGCGCACAGGGCCCAAGTACGCGATTTCCGTTGACCGTGAAGCCGCGGCTGTTGTAGCTGTCGATGTACATATCGTGCGGGGACTCGCGCTGCAGCAGAGAGATGCGCGTCCGCTGATACAGTTCGTCATCCGCCGGCGTGAGCCGATGCCCACGCCGCGGGGCCCTGCGGAGAGGTATGATCAGGGTCTAGGGGGCCGGGAATCGCCGGCCGTAGGAGCGGGTGGTCAGGGACGCTGGGTCCGGGCTCACCATGGCAGCTGCACAGGCGGACAGCGAAGGGCGAGCCGCGCTCGGTACTGGCTGCGAAGCACGAACGCGGCGGCCATGGCGGACCGGCGTGCAGGGAGGCTGGCGCAAGCACAGCGGGGTCGTGGCGTCACCAAGCCTAGCGCGGCTACAGCGCCCCCAGCGTCGCGGAGGGCACCGCGCAACTGGGCCGGCCCAGCgcgggagagaggaaggagcgGGCCAGGGGCCTCGATCCCATGAAGGCGCGTCCCCCAGCGCGGCTCCGGTGTCAGCACCTGCCGTCCGCCCCTCCCCAGATCTCCGCAGGCCGTCCTGCGGGAGCCGGACACCTGGTGGCGTGGCTGGCCTCAGGGCACTGCCTGGGCCCCAGCCGCGGCCTGGCCCCCGGCTCTCAGCCATTACGCCGGCCTCCCGGGGCCCGGGGCGGGGCGGCCGAGCACCTGTTCGACTCCCGCACACCTGGCCAGGGCGTGGCGTCAGCCCCCAAGCCTCTAATCCCGGCTTTGGAGAGTCGGGTTCCGAGGGCGAGGTGGGCAGCTCAGGTTTCCCTCGGTTGTCCCCCGAGTCCCGCCCCTCCCTAACCGTCACAAGCGCGACCGTTGGCGCCGCGGCCGCGAGTCGCACGGGGCGTGGTTGAGCATGGATTGGCCTCTCCAGAGCGCGAGGGGGCGTGGCTGGTTGGTTTCGCCTTAAAATGGCTCCAAATCTGCGGCCAGAGCAAGCGGAAGGGGACGCCTTGGTAGGGCACTTCTAGGTGCTCGGCGGTCGACCGGGCCTAAACCGGACCCGACGTTGAACTAGACAGCGGCTGGAGCATCGCCCTGTCCTCGCTCACTTCGCTTGCGTCCCGAGAATTCCTTGCGCCCCGTCTTGAGCCGAATCAGAAGGCCTACTGGCGTGAGAATCGCTGGCGCCCGCGCAGGTTCTGGCATCTCCGCGCGCCCACCGTGTGTTGGCCTCAGGGGCACGTTGCCGCGTCTGCCACCCTCGGGGCCGGGCTGGCGGGAGGCTTGACACAACCGAGGACGGTCGCAATGGATTTCCGGGAGTCCCGTCGCTGCCGTGCGGGCCCATTGGGCCCCTAGCGCTCCGGGCACTGGCAGCGTCACCGGACAAAGGGTCCCGGGTGCCGAGGTGTCCCCGAGGAGGGTTTACTTCCCCTCCGATCCCACGGGCGCGCTTCCCTCTTGGTTGATCCCGAAGCCCGTCCCGCCACCGTCACTGCAGTGGCCCTGACTGCATGAGACCAACAGGACTAATCCTACCCCGCGGATCTAATCCGGATCGGGACCTGGTCCCGGGGAAGGCCCCCCCCACCCATATTGTTTGGGGGCCTAGGTGAGCGGCTCGTTCCCACTAGACCTGGTTTCAGCTCCTGAGTCCGGCGACTGGGAGTGGGGGGTTTTGATCTGGCCCTAGGGCGAGGGATAACCCCCTCAAACCgcccccctccccggctggaCAGCGGGCAACGGAATCCCAAAAGCAGCTGTTGTCTCCAGAGCATTCCAGCTGCACTTGGATTTCGTTCCCTGCTCTCCTGCCTGAGCAGCGTCCTGACCCAGATGGAATGGGCTAGCCCCTGATCCCCAGACATACTTTATTGGGTCGCTCTGGTTTCCGTCCCCTCTCAGGTGCGCCCTCAGGCTAGAAGTGACAGGCGTAGACGTCGGAGAGCCGAGGCGGTGGCCATCTCTGGAGCCCGAGGTACCATTGGCAAGGGAGGGAGGACCCAGGGCCTCCGGATAGGGCTGCAAATGGCGGTGAGTCCCACAGGGCAGCCCCAGCCCGCAGCTCGCTAAAGATAGCCTTTCACTTCCTGGGGTAAAACCACCCCCAACCGTCTTCATGCACCCAGAGTAGCTGAAGTCCCCAGCTCCGCCTCCGGGCCCCCAACCCTGTTAGCAGCAGTCCCCGGGTCGTGCGCGTGACGCATGGAAAGCGCTTTGGAATGACACGATCACTCCCGTTGAGTGGGCACCCAAGAAGCCATCGGGAATGTCGTGTCCGCCCAGTGCTCTTTCGGCGCTTCCCAGCAGGGCCTTGCAGCCCTAGCCCAGAAAGGGGCCTTGCCAAGCTTTTCCTGCGCCGAGGCTTCTCTCCTTTCTGAGCTCTGGTTATTCTCACTGCTCCAGGGCGGAGATCAGGGGTTTGCCAGTGATCTGCTGCACAGCGCTCTACTGCGTTAGGTTCAATCCCCattaaagaaaagaggaaagggttATCTAAGTTACAGTAAAGTGAAGACATTCAGGAGCCCTGGTGGGACAGAGGAAAGAGCATTCTCACTGGTAGAGGAGTGGGGTGCTCAGTGAACTGTTCTTAAGCTGGGTCTTCTCATGGTCACATTGTTTATTTGACCCACAATGGCTGGTTGCCTAAACCAGGAAGTGGGAGGATCCTTGTTAAAGTACACCAGGTTCAAGGAGAAGCATTAAGAGCTTCTGGAAACCATCATGATGGTTCTAATTACTCAAGATTCAAGAGGAGAAAACCGGCAATTCTATCAGTGGGCATTTATTAGGAATAAAGACAACCCATATGTCAAAGGAGGGAATGCTTGCAAATAACCCGAAACTGGAGAACACAAATTCTCTTAAAAATGTGACTTTTTTCAGTAGGTCATGAAGGTGGCTTTAATGTTAGCCGCCCTATTTCAGTGAGACTCCACTTGGGACTTTTGCCGTTTTGATCATGTGTAAATGGAGGAAATGAAACGTTATcacaaatacataaatgtaagacTTAGGTTTTTTCCCTGCTTGCTACTGCGGGCGACGGCGAGAGAATCCTAGGCCCGTAGCGTACCCAGAGATTTCGGACCCGTAGCCGAGCCAAGCTGGTGGGCCACGCGGAGGTAGCACTGGAGTCGTAGGTCGAGCGCACCTGTCCACTCACGGGCCGCAGCCAGATCCCTGCCCCAACCAATTGGCCCTCCTGGAAGTTCGACCTCGAAATTTTGCTTCCGGTTCCTTGCTTCCGGTTCTGCCTACTCCTTCCGTTCGCCATGCGCCTTGGGGTAGAGGAGACGCTGGGAGCTCTCAACGCGGCCCTGGGGCCGGGCGGCCCAGTGTGGTTCAAGGAGACACGCGCCCGCCACCTGCGTGTCCGAGACTTCTTGGCACCGCGGCGCGCGCTGCAGGCGCGCTTCGGGGACGACCAGGTGGGCGCGAGCAGGGCGGGGACGTGCGGCCCGAGGTAGCTGGGAGCGCCGCGACCCGCTCACCAGCTTGTCTTTCCGCAGGTGCCCGAGCGCGTGGTTCACGCCATCGTCGGCCTGCAGGGTCCTGGCGTGGCCCCGGTACTGAGCTGCGCGCCAACCCCCGCGGGGCTGGCTCTCCAGCTGCGGCGGTCCGCCGTCTTCGAGCGCGTCCTCGGCGCCGTGGCCGCCTATGCCGCGCCCACCGTCCCCGCCGCCCCGGGCCCGCGCGTCGTCCTGCACTGCCCGGCGCTGCGCGGCAGCCCCTGCGCCCTCCGCCTGAGCCAGCTGCGTGCCGTGCTCGTGGCCGACCACCTGGCGCGAGCTTTGCACGCTCACAGGTGAGCTGGGGCGCGGGCCCACAAAGGAGAAAGCGCGCGATGGGGGCCCGAGAGCCGCTGCGGGTGGAAAGTGGGGGATAGCTGAGCCCGGTGCTCGGGCTGAGGCGGCCGCCTCGCTTCGCA harbors:
- the NDUFAF3 gene encoding NADH dehydrogenase [ubiquinone] 1 alpha subcomplex assembly factor 3 isoform X1 produces the protein MAAAFVLRSQYRARLALRCPPVQLPWAPRRGHRLTPADDELYQRTRISLLQRESPHDMYIDSYNSRGFTVNGNRVLGPCALLPHSVVQWNVGSHQDITEESFSLFWMLEPRIEIVVVGTGDRTERLQSHLLRAMRQRGIAVEVQDTPNACATFNFLCHEGRVTGAALIPPPGGAALTSLAQAAE
- the NDUFAF3 gene encoding NADH dehydrogenase [ubiquinone] 1 alpha subcomplex assembly factor 3 isoform X2, which translates into the protein MYIDSYNSRGFTVNGNRVLGPCALLPHSVVQWNVGSHQDITEESFSLFWMLEPRIEIVVVGTGDRTERLQSHLLRAMRQRGIAVEVQDTPNACATFNFLCHEGRVTGAALIPPPGGAALTSLAQAAE